One window of Globicephala melas chromosome 5, mGloMel1.2, whole genome shotgun sequence genomic DNA carries:
- the HOPX gene encoding homeodomain-only protein, producing the protein MSAETASGPTEDQVEILEYNFNKVNKHPDPTTLCLIAAEAGLSEEETQKWFKQRLAQWRLSEGLPSECRSVTD; encoded by the exons ATGTCTGCGGAGACCGCGAGCGGCCCCACTGAGGACCAGGTGGAGATCCTGGAGTACAACTTCAACAAGGTCAACAAGCACCCGGACCCCACCACGCTGTGCCTGATCGCGGCCGAGGCCGGCCTTTCCGAGGAGGAGACCCAG AAATGGTTCAAGCAGCGCCTGGCCCAGTGGCGGCTGTCAGAAGGCCTACCCTCAGAGTGCAGATCCGTCACAGACTGA